Proteins encoded together in one Peribacillus asahii window:
- a CDS encoding LuxE/PaaK family acyltransferase yields MMTQKEMIESTVQFINCNESSEEDFNQQALQLFRYHYQYNIPYRTFCSQKGKTPRTVKTWRDIPPVPINAFKDVTLSCCDPEQAEAVYMTSGTTQGIRGKHYHPTLDIFDRSMIKNFQERFMGNTDKIRMGILFPTEQEMPNSSLARYLKLAKERFGTEDSRYFIQNHKLDVEGLQKELRNAEVTGEPYALLGASYSFVHLLEELERGNQTFTLPKGSKILDTGGFKKQSKELELDEFYQLLSTYLGVNRSACINMYGMTELSTQLYDNGNQSVPAVKSGPSWIKTRVVNPLTGEEVAKGERGVIVHCDLANMNSVSTILTEDVGVEVEGGFLLLGRVEGTEAKGCSLAMAEFLKASKGLEK; encoded by the coding sequence ATGATGACTCAAAAAGAAATGATTGAATCGACAGTTCAATTTATTAATTGTAATGAATCTTCTGAGGAAGATTTTAATCAGCAGGCTTTACAATTATTTCGCTATCACTATCAATATAACATTCCTTATCGAACTTTTTGTTCTCAAAAAGGAAAAACACCGCGTACTGTGAAAACTTGGAGAGACATCCCGCCAGTACCGATTAATGCTTTTAAAGATGTTACTTTGAGCTGTTGTGATCCGGAGCAAGCGGAAGCGGTTTATATGACAAGTGGTACAACACAAGGAATTAGAGGTAAACATTATCATCCAACATTAGACATATTTGATAGGTCGATGATTAAAAATTTTCAAGAAAGATTTATGGGAAATACCGATAAGATTCGGATGGGAATCTTATTTCCAACAGAACAGGAGATGCCTAATTCTTCTTTAGCTCGTTATTTAAAACTCGCAAAAGAAAGGTTTGGGACAGAAGATAGCCGTTATTTTATACAAAATCACAAGCTTGATGTGGAAGGCTTACAGAAAGAGCTGAGGAATGCTGAAGTAACTGGAGAACCTTATGCTCTTTTAGGTGCAAGTTATAGCTTTGTTCATCTTTTAGAAGAACTAGAGCGTGGGAATCAAACTTTTACTCTACCAAAAGGAAGTAAAATTCTTGATACGGGCGGCTTTAAAAAACAATCTAAAGAATTAGAGTTGGATGAGTTCTATCAGTTGCTTTCTACATATTTAGGAGTCAATCGTTCAGCGTGTATCAATATGTACGGCATGACCGAGCTGAGTACACAGCTGTATGACAATGGAAATCAATCTGTGCCTGCTGTTAAGTCAGGACCAAGTTGGATTAAAACGCGAGTCGTAAATCCGTTAACAGGTGAAGAAGTAGCAAAAGGAGAACGCGGCGTTATTGTTCATTGTGACCTTGCTAATATGAATTCTGTTTCTACGATTTTAACAGAAGATGTTGGTGTTGAAGTGGAAGGCGGTTTTCTGTTATTAGGAAGAGTGGAAGGAACAGAAGCAAAAGGCTGTTCGCTAGCGATGGCAGAATTTTTAAAGGCTTCAAAGGGACTGGAGAAATGA
- a CDS encoding ABC transporter permease, with amino-acid sequence MKSLPLYSILLFIMFLIIWEYSASFMSELVLPAPTVIVTTLVDGLQSGYFIPHILRTLSEVLLGLVIGCVGGFIVGVIMGEIEFLRKLLSPYIIASQAVPKLALAPLFILWFGFGMKSKVIITALICFFPLLENTITAIQSTNKQKQELFHMLRATRWQTLIHLKIPNGLPGILAGLRVAVVLAVVGAVVGEFIGGSDGLGALIVASQGMMDTPLMFAVLILLTVMGMVLYQLIYVLEVTVLKKYMKENRK; translated from the coding sequence ATGAAAAGTCTCCCTTTATACTCAATTCTATTATTTATTATGTTCCTCATCATTTGGGAATATAGTGCAAGCTTTATGTCAGAGCTTGTTTTGCCGGCTCCTACGGTTATTGTTACGACTTTAGTAGATGGTCTGCAAAGTGGATACTTTATTCCACATATTTTGCGAACACTATCAGAAGTGTTGCTAGGTTTGGTAATTGGCTGTGTCGGGGGATTTATCGTTGGGGTGATTATGGGTGAGATTGAATTTTTAAGAAAGCTTCTTTCTCCTTATATCATTGCGAGCCAAGCTGTTCCTAAGCTTGCTTTGGCCCCTTTATTTATTCTATGGTTTGGTTTTGGCATGAAATCGAAAGTCATAATCACTGCCCTGATTTGTTTTTTTCCATTATTGGAGAATACGATTACAGCGATTCAGTCTACGAATAAACAAAAACAAGAATTATTTCATATGCTTCGAGCAACACGCTGGCAAACCTTAATTCATTTAAAAATTCCTAATGGCCTGCCAGGGATTCTAGCCGGACTTCGAGTGGCGGTTGTATTAGCCGTAGTAGGGGCTGTTGTTGGCGAGTTTATTGGGGGAAGCGATGGATTAGGAGCGCTCATCGTCGCGTCGCAAGGGATGATGGATACGCCGTTAATGTTTGCTGTGTTAATTTTATTAACTGTGATGGGCATGGTTTTATATCAATTGATTTATGTATTAGAAGTTACTGTACTAAAGAAATATATGAAGGAGAATAGAAAATGA
- a CDS encoding acyl-CoA reductase, translating to MREIAGYIPNIGEESFETKVLLFERNQETIEVEIPILTHEQMSRLIDKIKHSSRKVLKSFSVNELMNIIDEAIHRLLERDSSYRQKAEKVLPIVTGYDEEMIRLGLTSYLKTFRKHELQRFLVEDLGNPLLLDDFQPRVKGGFSKAFSPDLITHIWSGNVPGLPLWSFISSLLVKAGNIGKVSSAEPLFAGWFAKLLVEIEPRLADCFAVLWWKGGEEERERFIFQQTDIVVGYGGNEAMEALRSRIPITKRFLPFGHKLSFGIVSKTSLDSLKALQAAHLAALDVMRYDQQGCYSPHVFYVQKGGNVSPKEFARYIGHELEAFNRRFPRRKLSMAESMEMAAWKNKEEMNLFSNPNNEVLGNNQNDWTVVFEDSDLSLTPSSLNRVVKVKEFDHIEEVTKGLLMHRDYLQTVGIAASPSELFQWSHLLGSVGVTRMTALGNMTSPEAGWHHDGRFNVLDLINMVDIEASAEQLSEELAPYAD from the coding sequence ATGAGAGAAATCGCTGGATATATTCCGAATATAGGAGAAGAATCATTTGAGACAAAGGTGCTTCTATTCGAAAGAAATCAGGAAACAATAGAAGTGGAGATTCCGATTCTTACACATGAACAAATGAGCAGGTTAATTGACAAGATTAAGCATAGCAGTCGTAAGGTGTTAAAATCTTTTTCTGTTAATGAGTTAATGAACATCATTGATGAAGCGATACATAGACTTCTAGAGCGTGATTCATCTTATCGACAAAAAGCTGAAAAAGTATTACCGATTGTAACAGGCTATGATGAAGAAATGATAAGGCTTGGTTTGACTTCTTATTTAAAAACGTTTCGAAAACATGAACTGCAGCGTTTTCTTGTTGAAGATTTAGGAAATCCATTGTTGTTGGATGATTTTCAACCGAGAGTAAAAGGTGGATTTTCGAAGGCTTTTAGTCCGGATTTAATTACGCATATTTGGTCAGGGAATGTGCCTGGTCTTCCTTTATGGAGCTTTATATCTAGTTTGTTAGTGAAAGCAGGGAATATCGGGAAGGTATCGAGTGCTGAGCCATTATTTGCTGGCTGGTTCGCTAAGCTTTTAGTGGAAATAGAACCAAGATTAGCAGATTGCTTTGCCGTTCTTTGGTGGAAGGGCGGAGAAGAAGAGAGAGAACGCTTTATTTTTCAGCAAACAGATATTGTTGTCGGGTATGGGGGCAATGAAGCGATGGAAGCTTTACGAAGTCGGATTCCAATCACTAAAAGGTTTTTACCATTTGGACACAAGCTAAGTTTTGGGATTGTTTCAAAGACGTCTCTTGATTCTCTTAAAGCTTTGCAGGCAGCCCATTTGGCTGCTTTGGATGTGATGCGCTATGACCAACAAGGCTGTTATTCTCCACATGTTTTCTATGTACAAAAAGGAGGAAATGTTTCTCCAAAAGAATTTGCTAGATATATAGGTCATGAACTAGAGGCGTTTAATAGAAGGTTTCCGAGAAGAAAACTATCAATGGCCGAATCGATGGAGATGGCCGCTTGGAAAAATAAAGAAGAAATGAACCTGTTCTCGAATCCAAATAATGAAGTATTAGGCAATAACCAAAATGATTGGACTGTTGTTTTTGAAGATTCCGATCTTAGCCTTACACCAAGCAGTTTAAATCGTGTTGTAAAAGTGAAAGAGTTTGATCACATAGAAGAGGTGACGAAAGGCCTTCTCATGCATCGGGATTACCTGCAAACGGTTGGAATCGCTGCTAGTCCGTCTGAATTGTTTCAATGGTCTCATTTACTAGGGAGTGTTGGTGTGACTCGAATGACGGCATTGGGAAATATGACATCTCCAGAAGCTGGATGGCATCATGATGGCCGCTTTAATGTACTGGATTTAATTAATATGGTTGATATCGAAGCTTCAGCTGAACAATTAAGTGAAGAGTTGGCTCCCTATGCAGATTAG
- a CDS encoding ABC transporter ATP-binding protein: MSFLTIEDLTYSYQEKTTVLHGVNWSIEEGEFHCFLGKSGCGKTTLLKLAAGLLPSHSGMIRFKGKEVIGPLDECGFVFQSPTLLEWKTVLENVLLPISLKRKITQQDRQYGLEVLEMVGLTTYLDRYPTQLSGGQQSRVAIARALIQKPTMLFLDEPFAALDAITREELQDDLLKICKTRHTTVLFITHDIAEAVYLSDRIAVIDQGQIIFDTAVKLEKERNVEMKYAPYFNELCLTLRHVLGGNKR; this comes from the coding sequence ATGAGTTTTTTAACAATTGAGGATTTGACTTATAGCTATCAAGAGAAGACAACTGTGTTACATGGAGTGAACTGGTCTATTGAAGAAGGGGAATTTCATTGCTTTCTAGGGAAAAGCGGCTGTGGAAAGACAACGTTATTAAAGCTTGCAGCGGGCTTGCTTCCATCTCATTCAGGAATGATTCGCTTTAAAGGAAAAGAAGTAATAGGGCCGTTGGATGAATGTGGTTTTGTGTTCCAATCTCCTACCTTATTAGAATGGAAAACAGTGCTAGAAAATGTGTTGCTTCCGATTTCGCTGAAAAGAAAGATTACGCAACAAGATCGACAGTATGGGTTAGAAGTATTAGAGATGGTTGGTTTAACGACTTATTTAGATCGTTATCCTACTCAATTATCTGGAGGACAACAAAGTCGTGTTGCTATTGCGAGAGCGTTGATTCAAAAACCAACGATGCTGTTTCTAGATGAACCATTTGCTGCTCTGGATGCTATTACAAGAGAAGAACTACAGGATGATTTGTTGAAAATTTGTAAGACCCGTCATACAACGGTTCTTTTTATTACGCATGATATCGCAGAAGCCGTGTATTTGTCAGATCGGATTGCAGTCATAGATCAAGGCCAAATCATTTTTGATACTGCTGTAAAATTAGAAAAAGAGAGAAATGTAGAAATGAAATACGCGCCGTATTTTAATGAGTTGTGCCTGACGTTACGACATGTATTGGGAGGAAATAAGCGATGA
- a CDS encoding ABC transporter substrate-binding protein encodes MKNRWLVTILLCMTVLMSACGAKDENKGTAKSDSTDVQTIRVANWSKPLTEQTNLLVDEKKHFFQDKGLDVTVIPGAGGGDAIKNILSGKADIAFTDPGSLFFALDKGEKLKVIYNIYPQNVFNIVSLKEANINKPEDLKGKTIGVYSLSSGTRQNLLVLLHQVGLSENDVKIVETGLLNFAPLMQGQVDATAATDTGLVVGQAKGLEEVNVMNVKDYLNVPSDVFVVTEKVYQEKQQELKDFLEAYRNSAQWMIESPEEAAALAKTYAIDGKDEQQNLEIIKLRNASSVSPETNQHGLGALDANILQDGADTYQKLGLIKEKLNMDEVVVDTLLPKK; translated from the coding sequence ATGAAAAATAGATGGTTAGTCACGATTTTATTATGTATGACCGTATTGATGTCAGCGTGTGGTGCAAAGGATGAAAATAAGGGAACAGCGAAATCTGATTCAACAGACGTCCAAACGATTCGAGTAGCGAACTGGAGTAAGCCACTTACAGAACAAACGAATCTATTAGTCGATGAGAAGAAGCATTTCTTTCAAGATAAAGGCCTAGATGTAACTGTTATTCCTGGTGCAGGCGGTGGCGATGCGATTAAAAATATTTTATCTGGGAAAGCAGATATCGCTTTTACTGATCCAGGTTCACTATTTTTCGCATTAGATAAAGGTGAAAAGCTAAAAGTTATTTACAATATTTATCCGCAAAATGTATTTAACATCGTATCACTAAAGGAAGCTAATATTAACAAACCAGAAGATTTAAAGGGAAAAACAATTGGCGTTTATAGTCTATCAAGCGGAACACGTCAAAACTTATTAGTGTTATTACATCAGGTCGGTCTTTCAGAAAATGATGTAAAAATTGTTGAGACAGGTCTTTTAAACTTTGCCCCATTAATGCAAGGGCAAGTGGATGCAACAGCTGCGACTGATACGGGACTAGTTGTTGGACAAGCCAAAGGTTTAGAGGAAGTCAATGTGATGAATGTGAAAGACTATTTAAATGTACCGAGTGATGTATTTGTTGTAACAGAGAAAGTATATCAAGAAAAGCAGCAAGAATTGAAGGATTTCTTGGAAGCTTATCGTAACAGTGCACAATGGATGATTGAGAGTCCGGAAGAAGCGGCTGCTTTGGCTAAAACCTATGCAATCGATGGGAAAGATGAGCAACAAAACTTAGAGATTATTAAACTGCGTAATGCTTCTAGCGTATCTCCTGAAACAAATCAACATGGTTTAGGAGCGCTTGATGCGAATATCTTGCAGGA